One window of the Devosia sp. 2618 genome contains the following:
- a CDS encoding transglutaminase-like cysteine peptidase, with protein MASNKKGLLTALMGALLALAASLAPVQALDLTNVAFIQTSKGPTSIPVGHAEFCKSRADECRPHSNPVSAVSLDERLWQELINVNAYNNQAIVPVSDMDLYGVEEFWTYPNGYGDCEDYALAKRRDLINAGWPASTLLMTVVKQTNGEGHAVLVVRTDRGDLVLDNQVGSIELWSNTPYKFIKRQSQADAGKWVDMFDDRDIVTITAAIK; from the coding sequence ATGGCATCGAACAAAAAGGGACTGCTGACCGCGTTGATGGGTGCACTGCTCGCACTCGCCGCTTCGCTGGCCCCCGTCCAGGCTTTGGATCTGACCAACGTCGCTTTCATTCAGACCTCCAAGGGCCCAACCAGCATTCCAGTTGGCCACGCTGAGTTCTGCAAGTCCCGCGCCGATGAATGCCGCCCTCACTCCAATCCCGTCAGCGCCGTCTCGCTGGACGAGCGCCTGTGGCAGGAACTGATCAACGTCAACGCCTACAACAACCAGGCCATCGTCCCTGTCTCGGACATGGACCTCTATGGCGTTGAAGAATTCTGGACCTACCCGAACGGCTATGGCGATTGTGAAGACTACGCGCTGGCCAAGCGCCGCGACCTGATCAATGCCGGCTGGCCAGCCAGCACCCTGCTGATGACTGTGGTCAAGCAGACCAATGGCGAAGGCCATGCCGTGCTGGTCGTGCGCACCGATCGTGGCGATCTCGTTCTCGACAATCAGGTTGGCTCGATCGAGCTGTGGAGCAACACGCCCTACAAGTTCATCAAGCGCCAGTCGCAGGCCGATGCCGGCAAGTGGGTCGATATGTTTGATGATCGTGACATCGTCACCATCACCGCCGCCATCAAGTAA
- a CDS encoding PilZ domain-containing protein, which yields MLSDDLPSPQFIAPARTRAESTKFQRVKVSVLGRYMLADRREFPCQILEMSPGDAVIIAPVPGIPGERIVAYVDHIGRIEGTIQSQIDGGFVMDIAASPRKRDKMAAQLTWLSNKDILNLPEDRRHERVVPDIRHSTVVLDDGRRYNCKIIDISLSGAGIELDVRPAMGTPVTLGRMRARVVRHFQNGVAVEFASAQEMMSVIQQNLRMN from the coding sequence ATGCTCAGCGACGATCTCCCCTCCCCCCAATTCATCGCCCCCGCACGCACGCGCGCCGAATCCACCAAATTTCAGCGCGTCAAAGTCTCGGTCCTCGGCCGCTATATGCTGGCCGACCGCCGCGAATTTCCCTGCCAAATTCTTGAAATGTCGCCCGGCGATGCTGTCATCATCGCGCCCGTTCCCGGCATTCCCGGCGAGCGCATCGTCGCCTATGTCGATCACATCGGCCGCATCGAGGGCACCATCCAGTCCCAGATCGATGGCGGCTTCGTCATGGATATCGCCGCTTCGCCGCGCAAGCGCGACAAGATGGCGGCCCAGCTGACCTGGCTGTCCAACAAAGACATTCTCAATCTGCCCGAAGATCGTCGCCACGAACGCGTCGTGCCCGACATTCGCCACTCCACCGTCGTGCTCGACGATGGCCGCCGCTACAATTGCAAGATCATCGACATCTCGCTATCGGGCGCCGGCATCGAACTCGATGTGCGTCCTGCCATGGGTACCCCGGTTACCCTGGGCCGTATGCGCGCCCGCGTCGTCCGCCATTTCCAGAACGGTGTTGCCGTCGAGTTTGCCTCGGCGCAGGAAATGATGTCGGTCATCCAGCAAAATCTGCGGATGAACTGA
- a CDS encoding PAS domain-containing protein: MQKTSTKTLYEYWNAIRGARSAPDRKDIDPTRIREALANTFILELDESEKFSFRLAGSHLCTSYCRELKGRSFSALWHERDTDAMETLLRAVTEDHAVALVTFQGTTALHTKVTFETILMPLRHNGSTHTRLLGAMTALDEPYWLGVQPIMEQRITGLRLIWPDDVSFEDSAREVETKVVNDFGYANAGAPSAMPAVVYGRSARRYAHLAVIDGGRQ, from the coding sequence ATGCAGAAGACGAGCACCAAGACGCTCTATGAATACTGGAATGCCATTCGTGGTGCGCGCAGCGCGCCCGACCGCAAAGATATCGATCCGACTCGTATTCGCGAAGCCCTCGCCAACACTTTCATTCTCGAACTCGACGAGAGCGAAAAGTTCTCGTTCCGCCTCGCCGGTTCGCACCTCTGCACCAGCTATTGCCGCGAACTGAAGGGCCGCTCCTTCTCTGCGCTCTGGCATGAGCGCGATACCGACGCGATGGAAACCCTGCTCCGCGCCGTCACCGAAGATCACGCCGTCGCATTGGTCACCTTCCAGGGCACCACCGCGCTGCACACCAAGGTGACCTTCGAAACCATCCTGATGCCGCTGCGTCACAACGGCTCGACCCACACCCGCCTGCTCGGCGCCATGACCGCGCTCGACGAGCCCTATTGGCTCGGCGTGCAGCCCATCATGGAACAGCGCATCACCGGCCTGCGCCTGATCTGGCCAGACGATGTCTCGTTTGAAGACTCCGCCCGCGAAGTCGAAACCAAGGTCGTCAACGACTTCGGTTACGCCAATGCCGGCGCCCCTTCGGCCATGCCTGCTGTTGTCTATGGTCGCAGCGCGCGCCGTTATGCCCATCTCGCTGTAATTGATGGTGGACGTCAGTAA
- a CDS encoding rhomboid family intramembrane serine protease → MSEQGQPPETSATPAREPVFLLPGSVTAVVGVFIAVHLASTLVLNQQGYLELIFWFAFQPLRIIAASSDLSLAVPLIWTPFSHALLHGGWEHLIVNTAWFAIFATPVARRYGAGPMLAIFFVSAAAGAALFAATTLYSGSYLIGASGGISGLTGAAVRFIFQPVIVAQHPETGERVVLGRRLASFGDLMRDNRARFFVLIWVVLNAAVPLVPLLTGEQLSVAWQAHLGGFFAGILMVGLFERKS, encoded by the coding sequence ATGAGTGAACAAGGTCAGCCGCCCGAAACTTCAGCCACGCCCGCGCGCGAGCCGGTTTTCCTGCTGCCGGGGTCGGTTACGGCGGTCGTCGGGGTTTTCATCGCTGTTCACCTTGCGTCAACCCTGGTGCTTAACCAGCAGGGCTATCTGGAACTGATCTTCTGGTTTGCGTTCCAGCCGCTGCGGATCATTGCGGCGAGCAGCGATCTGTCGCTGGCGGTGCCGCTGATCTGGACGCCGTTCAGCCACGCGCTGCTGCATGGCGGGTGGGAGCATCTGATCGTTAATACGGCGTGGTTTGCGATTTTCGCGACGCCGGTGGCGCGCCGCTATGGGGCAGGGCCGATGCTGGCGATCTTTTTCGTTTCGGCAGCGGCAGGGGCGGCGCTGTTTGCGGCGACGACGCTCTATAGCGGGTCGTATCTGATCGGGGCCTCGGGGGGTATTTCCGGGCTGACCGGGGCGGCGGTGCGGTTCATTTTCCAGCCGGTGATCGTGGCGCAGCATCCTGAAACGGGCGAGCGAGTCGTGCTGGGGCGGCGGCTGGCGTCGTTTGGCGATCTGATGCGGGATAACCGGGCGCGGTTTTTCGTACTGATCTGGGTGGTGCTCAATGCCGCCGTGCCACTGGTGCCGCTGCTGACAGGCGAGCAGCTGTCGGTGGCTTGGCAGGCGCATCTGGGCGGGTTTTTTGCCGGGATTTTGATGGTGGGGCTGTTCGAGCGGAAGAGCTGA
- the hisI gene encoding phosphoribosyl-AMP cyclohydrolase, with amino-acid sequence MTIAFTDPAPLPHAELEEGTAFAPRFDASGLVTVVTIEAGTNDVLMLAHMNAEALSLTLETGIAHYWSRSRAKLWKKGETSGELQEVVELRTDCDQDAIVMTVHQTGRGAACHTGRKSCFYRRAVVAGSAVTLQDTGLPKLFDPKDVY; translated from the coding sequence ATGACCATCGCCTTCACCGACCCAGCGCCCCTCCCCCATGCCGAGCTTGAGGAAGGCACCGCCTTCGCCCCACGCTTCGACGCGTCTGGGCTCGTGACCGTCGTCACCATCGAAGCCGGCACCAACGATGTCTTGATGCTCGCGCATATGAACGCCGAAGCCCTCTCGCTTACGCTTGAGACAGGCATCGCGCACTACTGGTCCCGCTCGCGCGCCAAACTCTGGAAAAAGGGCGAAACCTCCGGCGAGCTGCAGGAAGTGGTCGAACTCCGCACCGATTGCGATCAGGACGCCATCGTCATGACCGTCCACCAAACCGGCCGCGGCGCCGCCTGCCACACCGGCCGAAAGAGCTGCTTCTACCGCCGCGCGGTAGTCGCCGGCAGCGCCGTCACCCTGCAAGACACCGGCCTTCCAAAGCTGTTTGATCCTAAGGATGTGTACTGA
- the folE gene encoding GTP cyclohydrolase I FolE gives MDARTKPVGTAFPPSTTPAVRPTQEEAEAAVRTLLAWAGDDPTREGLIETPGRVARAYGEFFAGYGQDAKTVLSKTFREVGGYDDIVLVRDIPFSSHCEHHMVPFVGKAHIAYLPHDGVVGLSKLARLVEVFAKRLQTQENLTAQIIDAINEHLGPRGAAVMMEAEHMCMSMRGVRAHGASTITHRFTGVFAEDRTEQDRFFAMIKR, from the coding sequence ATGGATGCCCGCACCAAGCCCGTCGGGACTGCCTTTCCCCCGTCCACCACGCCAGCTGTCCGCCCAACCCAGGAAGAAGCGGAAGCCGCCGTGCGCACGCTGCTCGCCTGGGCCGGCGATGATCCGACCCGCGAGGGCCTGATCGAAACGCCCGGCCGCGTTGCCCGCGCCTATGGCGAGTTCTTCGCCGGCTACGGCCAGGACGCCAAGACAGTCCTCTCAAAGACCTTCCGCGAAGTCGGCGGCTATGACGATATCGTGCTGGTGCGCGATATTCCGTTCAGCTCCCATTGCGAACACCACATGGTCCCATTCGTCGGCAAGGCACATATCGCTTACCTGCCGCATGATGGCGTGGTCGGCCTGTCCAAGCTGGCGCGTCTCGTGGAAGTTTTCGCCAAGCGCCTGCAGACCCAGGAAAACCTGACCGCACAGATCATCGACGCCATCAACGAACACCTCGGCCCGCGCGGCGCGGCGGTCATGATGGAAGCCGAACATATGTGCATGTCGATGCGCGGCGTGCGCGCCCACGGCGCCTCCACCATCACGCATCGCTTCACCGGCGTCTTCGCCGAAGACCGCACCGAACAAGACCGCTTCTTCGCGATGATCAAGCGCTAA
- a CDS encoding iron-sulfur cluster assembly scaffold protein produces the protein MELSDLYSQKILDLAGNALQPGRLPHPDASARKVSRVCGSVVEVDVVVRDGVIVEYGHEVSACALGQTSAAVVAREIVGTPTGEFRLLRDQMHAMLKQDGQPPTGKWSDLRYLEPVRDYRARHMSTLLVFDAVVEALEKIESTESVAAVG, from the coding sequence ATGGAACTAAGCGATCTCTATTCCCAGAAGATCCTTGACCTGGCAGGCAACGCCCTGCAGCCGGGCCGTTTGCCGCACCCCGATGCCAGCGCCCGCAAGGTGAGCCGGGTGTGTGGTTCGGTGGTCGAAGTCGATGTGGTGGTGCGCGATGGCGTGATCGTTGAATATGGCCACGAGGTTTCGGCCTGTGCACTGGGCCAGACCTCGGCGGCTGTGGTGGCGCGCGAGATCGTCGGGACGCCGACTGGGGAGTTCCGGCTGCTGCGCGATCAGATGCACGCGATGCTGAAACAGGATGGGCAGCCGCCTACCGGCAAGTGGAGCGATCTGCGTTATTTGGAACCAGTGCGCGACTATCGGGCGCGGCATATGTCGACGCTGCTGGTGTTTGATGCGGTGGTTGAAGCGCTGGAAAAAATCGAATCCACAGAATCGGTTGCGGCGGTCGGCTAA
- the yidD gene encoding membrane protein insertion efficiency factor YidD → MDRVIAIFWQVVDLPFKFAAVLLITIYRYTLSMFMGRTCRHLPSCSEYTRDAIWQYGFWPGGWMGLARFVRCRPGGTHGYDPVPEAVPSAARWYVPWTYGRWK, encoded by the coding sequence ATGGATCGAGTCATTGCGATATTCTGGCAGGTGGTGGACCTGCCGTTCAAATTTGCGGCTGTGCTGCTGATCACCATCTACCGCTATACGCTGTCGATGTTCATGGGGCGGACCTGCCGACATCTGCCAAGCTGCTCGGAATATACCCGCGACGCGATCTGGCAATATGGCTTCTGGCCGGGTGGCTGGATGGGACTGGCGCGGTTTGTGCGCTGCCGTCCCGGCGGCACGCATGGCTATGATCCGGTGCCGGAAGCGGTGCCCTCCGCAGCGCGATGGTATGTGCCGTGGACCTATGGGCGGTGGAAGTAG
- a CDS encoding CPBP family intramembrane glutamic endopeptidase, whose product MRADTLRLPIAIVVTLIWVGITVFWDAWLPQIGPAHHPIADEVTNNISPNLLVASLFIAACVIAFRWSDVAFKWPERPSELRLLWLPLLYVLAFFSFTSVSGLPEPHVIAFLAINTVLVGFSEEMAFRGVLFRGLLTRLPIWPAIIVTTLLFGAVHSFNALTTGDLPAAIAQSVTAAISGLLFLAIVLRTGSILPAMLIHALWDFSNLLGTANLVTTADHAPVDPRLLLVPVLVQLPTLIYALYLLRHVGRPITPDPVAA is encoded by the coding sequence ATGCGCGCCGACACATTACGTCTGCCAATTGCCATTGTCGTCACGCTGATCTGGGTCGGCATCACCGTGTTCTGGGACGCCTGGCTCCCGCAAATCGGTCCTGCCCATCACCCCATCGCCGATGAAGTGACCAACAATATCTCACCCAACCTGCTGGTTGCCTCGCTGTTCATCGCTGCCTGTGTCATCGCGTTTCGCTGGTCCGATGTCGCCTTCAAATGGCCCGAACGTCCAAGCGAGCTTCGGCTGCTCTGGCTGCCGCTGCTCTATGTTCTCGCCTTCTTCAGCTTCACATCGGTCAGCGGCTTACCCGAACCGCACGTTATCGCCTTCCTCGCCATCAACACGGTGCTTGTTGGCTTTTCCGAGGAAATGGCTTTTCGCGGCGTGCTGTTCCGGGGCCTGCTCACACGCCTGCCGATCTGGCCGGCCATCATTGTGACGACGCTGCTATTTGGCGCGGTCCACTCGTTCAATGCGCTGACCACCGGCGATCTACCTGCCGCCATCGCCCAGTCGGTTACCGCCGCCATCAGCGGCCTGCTGTTTCTCGCCATCGTGCTGCGGACCGGCTCAATCCTCCCGGCGATGCTCATCCACGCGCTGTGGGATTTTTCCAATCTGCTGGGCACAGCCAATCTCGTCACCACCGCAGACCATGCCCCGGTTGATCCGAGACTGCTGCTCGTGCCCGTGCTGGTCCAGCTACCGACACTGATCTATGCGCTGTATCTGCTGCGACACGTCGGACGCCCGATCACACCCGACCCTGTGGCCGCATAA
- the thrS gene encoding threonine--tRNA ligase has translation MTIKVTFPDGAARDFPRGTTGTTVVEGISKSLAKKTVAMRWNGVLSDLSDPLEADGRIEFVTRDSGSKDVLELIRHDAAHVLAEAVQELWPTTQVTIGPVIENGFYYDFKRDEPFSEEDFPAIEKKMAEIIDRGAAFTKEIWTRDQAKAFFDARGENFKVELVDAIPADQSLKMYKQGQWIDLCRGPHMRSVKDVGLAFKLTKVAGAYWRGDSNNPVLSRIYGTAFATKEELEAYLHMVEEAEKRDHRKIGQEMDLYHFQPEAQGSVFWHPKGYVLYNQMEAYIRRRLNSSGYVEVKTPQLMSSKFWEQSGHWGKYRENMFVVPDEVPGTEEEGPVLSGKGDLMALKPMNCPAHVQIFNQGIKSYRDLPLRMAEFGCCHRNEAHGALHGLMRVRQMTQDDAHIFCREDQIQAETEHFVHLLYSVYGHMGFENVVIKLATRPEKYGGTIERWDAAEKALGDALRATGYDFEIAEGEGAFYAPKLEFHLKDAIGRSWQVGTLQLDYVLPERLDATYIAEDGSRQYAVMLHRAILGSLERFIGMMIENYAGKMPMWLAPTQVVVATIVSEADDYAVKLVNQLKAAGIRVELDVRNEKINYKVREHSVGKVPLMFVVGRREAEEGTVSVRRLGTEGQKVEPFMDALVSLMADATAPDLKAKAA, from the coding sequence ATGACGATCAAGGTGACGTTCCCCGACGGTGCAGCTCGCGATTTTCCGCGTGGCACCACCGGGACCACCGTCGTCGAGGGCATCTCCAAGAGCCTCGCCAAGAAGACTGTGGCCATGCGCTGGAACGGCGTGCTCAGCGATCTGAGTGATCCGCTGGAAGCCGATGGCCGCATTGAATTTGTGACGCGCGATAGCGGCTCCAAGGATGTGCTGGAGCTGATCCGGCACGATGCTGCGCACGTGCTGGCAGAAGCGGTGCAGGAGCTGTGGCCGACGACGCAGGTGACGATCGGTCCCGTGATCGAGAACGGCTTTTATTACGACTTCAAGCGTGACGAGCCGTTCTCGGAAGAGGATTTCCCGGCCATCGAAAAGAAGATGGCCGAGATCATCGACCGGGGCGCTGCGTTCACCAAGGAAATCTGGACGCGCGATCAGGCCAAGGCGTTTTTCGATGCGCGTGGCGAGAACTTCAAGGTCGAGCTTGTCGACGCCATTCCGGCTGACCAGTCGCTCAAGATGTACAAGCAGGGTCAGTGGATCGACCTCTGCCGTGGCCCGCATATGCGTTCGGTCAAGGACGTTGGGCTAGCCTTCAAGCTAACCAAGGTGGCCGGCGCCTATTGGCGTGGCGACAGCAATAACCCGGTGCTGAGCCGCATTTACGGCACGGCGTTTGCGACCAAGGAAGAGCTGGAAGCCTATCTCCACATGGTGGAAGAGGCCGAAAAGCGCGATCACCGCAAGATCGGCCAGGAAATGGACCTCTATCACTTCCAGCCGGAAGCGCAGGGGTCGGTGTTCTGGCATCCCAAGGGCTATGTGCTGTACAATCAGATGGAGGCGTATATCCGCCGCCGTCTGAACTCGTCGGGCTATGTGGAAGTCAAAACGCCACAGCTGATGAGCTCCAAATTCTGGGAGCAGTCGGGCCACTGGGGCAAGTATCGCGAAAACATGTTTGTGGTGCCTGACGAAGTGCCGGGCACGGAAGAAGAAGGCCCAGTGCTGAGCGGCAAGGGCGACCTGATGGCGCTCAAGCCGATGAACTGCCCGGCACACGTGCAGATTTTCAATCAAGGCATCAAGAGCTATCGCGACCTGCCGCTGCGTATGGCCGAGTTCGGCTGCTGTCACCGCAACGAGGCGCATGGTGCTTTGCACGGGCTGATGCGCGTGCGCCAGATGACCCAGGACGACGCGCATATTTTCTGCCGCGAAGACCAGATCCAGGCCGAAACCGAGCATTTCGTGCATCTGCTCTATTCGGTCTATGGCCATATGGGCTTCGAGAATGTCGTCATCAAGCTGGCGACGCGGCCGGAAAAGTATGGCGGCACGATCGAGCGTTGGGACGCAGCCGAAAAGGCGTTGGGCGATGCCCTGCGCGCGACTGGCTATGACTTCGAAATCGCGGAAGGCGAGGGCGCGTTCTATGCACCCAAGCTGGAATTCCACCTCAAGGACGCTATCGGGCGTTCGTGGCAGGTGGGGACGCTGCAGCTTGATTATGTGCTGCCCGAGCGGCTTGACGCGACCTACATCGCCGAAGACGGTTCGCGCCAGTATGCCGTGATGCTGCACCGCGCGATCCTTGGGTCGCTCGAGCGGTTCATCGGCATGATGATCGAGAACTATGCCGGCAAGATGCCGATGTGGCTGGCGCCGACGCAGGTTGTCGTCGCGACCATCGTGTCCGAGGCGGATGATTATGCGGTCAAGCTGGTGAACCAGCTCAAGGCGGCGGGGATCCGGGTCGAACTCGACGTGCGCAACGAAAAGATCAACTACAAGGTGCGTGAGCACTCGGTCGGCAAGGTGCCACTGATGTTTGTGGTGGGTCGTCGCGAGGCCGAGGAGGGCACCGTTTCGGTGCGTCGTCTGGGGACCGAAGGTCAGAAGGTCGAGCCGTTCATGGACGCGCTGGTGTCCCTGATGGCCGACGCGACCGCGCCGGACCTCAAGGCAAAGGCTGCCTGA
- the arfB gene encoding alternative ribosome rescue aminoacyl-tRNA hydrolase ArfB translates to MPDLIPITRTISIDPAEIEETFVRASGPGGQNVNKVSSAVQLRFDLTNSPNIPEPMKRRVAVLAGKRLTKDGIIVITANSHRDQPMNRTDAQARLVELLVAGSHVPKPRVATRPTLASKRRRLDGKSIRSDVKNMRRNPIDGQ, encoded by the coding sequence ATGCCAGACCTGATCCCTATCACCCGCACCATTTCCATCGATCCAGCCGAGATCGAGGAGACGTTTGTGCGCGCGTCGGGGCCGGGCGGGCAGAACGTCAATAAGGTGTCGAGCGCGGTGCAGCTGCGGTTTGACCTGACCAATTCGCCCAATATTCCCGAGCCGATGAAACGCCGCGTCGCCGTGTTGGCGGGCAAGCGGCTGACCAAAGACGGCATCATTGTCATCACCGCCAATTCACACCGTGACCAGCCAATGAACCGGACGGATGCGCAGGCGCGGCTGGTGGAATTGCTGGTGGCAGGCTCGCATGTGCCCAAGCCGCGGGTCGCGACGCGGCCGACACTGGCCTCTAAGCGGCGGCGACTGGATGGCAAGTCGATCCGGTCGGACGTCAAAAACATGCGCCGCAATCCTATTGACGGGCAGTGA
- a CDS encoding NAD-dependent epimerase/dehydratase family protein has translation MRFFVTGTAGFIGFHLARRLLSEGHSVVGFDGVTDYYEPSLKRARLAVLAGEDGFSAVEGMLENAELLSDSLSASAADVVVHLAAQAGVRYGLEHPQSYVQSNLVGTANLIEALRIAPPQHFVFGSSSSVYGGNTDLPFAENDRTDTQLSLYAATKKAGEAMVHSYAHLFGIPSTCLRFFTVYGPWGRPDMALFKFVSAILDGQSIDVYGHGQMQRDFTYVDDLVEAIVRLTKLPPLSGSAVAHDSLSAVAPYRVVNIAGGRPTELLRFIELVEQALGKTAVLNMLPMQPGDVVATQTDTALLHALIGDLPVTPIETGVERFVEWFKSYYRRA, from the coding sequence GTGAGGTTTTTTGTTACCGGGACTGCCGGGTTTATCGGTTTTCATCTGGCGCGCCGGCTTTTATCCGAGGGACATAGCGTTGTCGGCTTTGATGGGGTGACCGACTATTACGAGCCTTCGCTCAAACGGGCGCGTCTGGCGGTTCTGGCTGGCGAAGATGGCTTCAGCGCTGTCGAAGGCATGCTGGAAAACGCTGAGTTGTTGAGCGACAGCCTGTCGGCCAGTGCGGCAGATGTTGTGGTGCATCTCGCGGCGCAGGCGGGGGTTCGGTACGGTCTTGAGCATCCTCAGAGCTATGTTCAATCGAACCTGGTGGGAACCGCCAATCTGATCGAGGCCCTGCGGATCGCGCCCCCGCAGCACTTTGTGTTTGGCTCGTCCAGTTCGGTCTATGGCGGCAATACCGACCTGCCATTTGCCGAGAATGATCGGACGGACACTCAGCTTTCGCTCTATGCGGCGACCAAGAAGGCGGGCGAGGCGATGGTGCATTCCTATGCCCATCTGTTTGGCATTCCGTCGACCTGTTTGCGGTTTTTTACGGTCTATGGCCCGTGGGGACGGCCGGACATGGCGCTGTTCAAATTCGTCTCGGCGATCCTCGATGGGCAGTCGATCGATGTTTACGGGCATGGGCAGATGCAGCGCGACTTCACCTATGTCGATGATCTGGTTGAGGCCATTGTCCGGCTGACCAAACTGCCGCCGCTCAGCGGCTCGGCGGTGGCGCATGACAGTCTTTCGGCGGTGGCGCCATATCGGGTGGTCAATATTGCCGGTGGCAGGCCGACGGAGCTTCTGCGGTTTATTGAACTGGTGGAACAGGCGCTGGGCAAGACGGCTGTGCTCAATATGTTGCCGATGCAGCCGGGCGATGTGGTGGCAACGCAGACCGATACGGCGCTCCTGCATGCGCTGATCGGGGATTTGCCGGTGACGCCAATCGAGACCGGGGTCGAGCGGTTCGTTGAGTGGTTCAAGAGCTACTACCGCCGTGCCTGA
- a CDS encoding phosphomannomutase, with translation MPDTSSLRFGTSGLRGSAVALEGQAARAYVAAFLRHGEVLGQLGGGRVFVGRDFRESSPGILRDCVAAVEAAGLAAVDCGALPTPALALHAMAAGCAAVMVTGSHIPEDRNGLKFYLPTGEISKADEAGIVAALRDAVIGDALGPVVDERHAAMERYFSRYSGLLADGALVGLRVGVFEHSSVARDVLVRVLECFGATVMRLGRAERFVAVDTEAVGDAVFLPVPAWVAEHGLDALVSADGDGDRPLLVDAQGQFVRGDVLGLLTAWYLGARTVVTPVTSSSGIEKAGAFEVVRTRVGSPYVIAAMEAAAGPVVGFEANGGTFVGEGIVAHGRPLAALATRDAVLPILSVLGMAAERKIGVAQLVAELALPWALADRLQHVSAERSARFLERLVANGDYARASFGAYGIGRISTVDGVQIFTAAGDVVHFRASGNAPELRCYVEGRTPEIAAELLAFGLRVAASETAQEKGPPFGDP, from the coding sequence GTGCCTGATACAAGCAGCCTCCGGTTTGGGACTTCGGGCCTTCGGGGGTCGGCGGTGGCGTTGGAGGGGCAGGCGGCGCGGGCGTATGTGGCAGCGTTCCTGCGGCATGGTGAGGTGCTTGGGCAGCTTGGCGGTGGACGGGTGTTTGTCGGGCGGGATTTTCGGGAGTCCAGTCCGGGGATACTGCGCGATTGCGTGGCGGCCGTTGAGGCGGCGGGGCTTGCTGCGGTGGATTGTGGGGCGCTTCCGACGCCGGCTTTGGCGCTGCATGCGATGGCGGCGGGCTGTGCGGCGGTGATGGTGACGGGGAGCCATATTCCGGAGGATCGGAATGGGCTGAAGTTCTATTTGCCGACTGGAGAGATCAGTAAGGCCGATGAGGCGGGCATTGTTGCGGCTCTGCGCGATGCGGTGATTGGCGATGCGTTAGGGCCGGTCGTCGATGAGAGGCATGCCGCGATGGAGCGGTATTTTTCTCGGTATTCTGGGCTGCTCGCGGATGGCGCGCTTGTTGGGCTGCGGGTTGGGGTGTTTGAGCATTCGAGCGTTGCGCGGGATGTTCTGGTGCGGGTGTTGGAGTGTTTCGGGGCGACCGTGATGCGGCTGGGGCGGGCCGAGCGCTTCGTGGCGGTTGATACCGAGGCGGTGGGGGATGCGGTGTTTCTGCCGGTGCCCGCATGGGTCGCGGAGCATGGGCTCGATGCGCTGGTTTCGGCGGATGGGGACGGGGACCGGCCACTGCTGGTTGATGCGCAAGGGCAGTTTGTGCGCGGCGATGTGCTGGGGCTGTTGACGGCGTGGTATCTGGGGGCGCGGACGGTGGTGACGCCGGTGACGTCCAGTTCGGGGATTGAGAAGGCCGGAGCGTTCGAGGTGGTGCGGACGCGGGTTGGCTCGCCTTATGTGATCGCGGCGATGGAGGCGGCGGCCGGGCCGGTGGTTGGGTTCGAGGCCAATGGCGGGACGTTTGTTGGCGAGGGGATCGTTGCCCATGGCAGGCCATTGGCGGCATTGGCGACCCGGGATGCGGTATTGCCGATCTTGAGCGTGCTGGGGATGGCGGCTGAGAGGAAGATCGGCGTTGCTCAGCTGGTGGCGGAGCTGGCGCTGCCATGGGCATTGGCGGACCGGCTTCAGCACGTATCGGCCGAGCGCAGTGCGAGGTTTCTAGAGAGGCTGGTGGCCAACGGGGATTATGCCCGGGCGTCGTTTGGCGCTTATGGGATTGGCCGGATTTCAACCGTCGATGGCGTGCAAATTTTTACTGCGGCCGGCGACGTGGTGCATTTTCGGGCGTCGGGGAATGCGCCGGAATTGCGCTGCTATGTCGAGGGGCGGACGCCTGAGATTGCGGCGGAGCTGCTGGCATTTGGCCTGCGGGTGGCGGCAAGCGAGACGGCACAAGAAAAAGGGCCGCCTTTCGGCGACCCTTGA